Part of the Triticum aestivum cultivar Chinese Spring chromosome 4D, IWGSC CS RefSeq v2.1, whole genome shotgun sequence genome is shown below.
gcccagctaaaggcccatgagattttgcgggccataatgggccggcccagctaaaggcccgcgagattttgcggccataatgggccggcccagctaaaggcccacaagattttgcggaccataatgggccggcccagctaaaggcccatgagatttcgccgaccataatgggccagcccagcacaaggcccaaaagattttgatgacactagtaggccggcccattaaaaggttgccatgttttgggccaaatgccggcccatatttgatccggtccattaacaggctgccacgttccaggcctaataaaggcccatatgtgatccggcccattaaaagcctaccatgttgtgggccaaattacagcccagatcaggtccggcccttcgagaggctttgggctaaattatggcccatatcagattcggcccgtcaactggatgctATCCTTTTGAgcccacttgataaaggcccatttagtaattcggcctgatattagtttcggcctgttaaaagcccgtttaacatttcggccctatatatatttcggcctgttaaaagcccgtcatatagttgcgcctaactacggccccgtttgcatccggcctgctcacagacgacaatctgattgggccaaacaaggaccgagacaattttggcctgttataagcccatgatttgattggcacaatcatgggtcggggtctatttcggcctgctgccggcccatgagctgttcggcacgtttcaggcccaacctacttttcagcctcctaaaagcccattgagttttcttgggaaaatagggccgtcagtttactcggcctattaaaggcccaaatctactagtgggccagtttacatttaggcctatcaacggaccaagatgacggggcccatgatgcggatcatacatggtgatttgcatgacggcccgattatgtaccgtaattttacggtttggccggtttactgcgaagacaggatatatatacagtaaaataactgcagcatcgtgaataagaaaaaaacctagactatacaataaagaaattacggcatattacatccactcggcatcaaagttcgccactatgataataaagcacaagcagacaccagattacatacactgggcatcaaagatcgccaccggtgcaattaaacacgccgacaaaataatatacaaaaccgacaacacttcaatagagttcaagaaaggttagccctgctcagaagctgcagcgcaagcagctgagcaagctggtgagactgcatttgtttgacacttatatcctcctcactctaaaagataaacaagcagacagatgaaaGGTTTTGCACatttaagtatcagtgctgacaattcatcacatttcttactgatgaataaagtgacacagtttaaaatagcattaacacaatatggtattgttcaggtcaagacatggcaggaaatgacattgtgaaggagttggcagcttcacgacaccactggattatagatcaagtactcataagtatcaatggttagtgtgctgtcaatttatcccatttcagattggcaaaataagatcacttgctctgtatagtttaatttacatggtatgaagaaggaatttggttgtacaactgaaaacttaaattgagaaggacaaacttttgtttatgaactactccctccgtcccataatataagaacatttttacaccacactaatgtcaaaaacgttcttatattatgggacggagggagtacataataaactttaaacatgcaattcgatgcaaacaccaaaaataaacagctgttgcagtcatgcctaagaaaatatacacaacaaagtttcaaggcttgagaaggacaaacttacattattggtgaaggcaggctctataaagcccttctCCATGCTGATAGGGggccaattcaagaagtttaccacagaatcttcttcataagcattgcctttattctacattttgttaagagtaaatatagatgtgacaatgtaagaaaaaatggagaatatttcaGATAAGATGAAgtgtgatgctacataaccaagtagctataaatgtatgtacaacgatacaggcaaaaggtacagccaagagcaatgcagagctaaacttctttagtaccatcggtgttatccaaccttatggtaagagtaaatatagatcttatgtgtagaaaatggagggcaaaggaaaataagatgtagagtgatggtacatgaacaactacctgtcaatataagtacactgataaaggacagcaggtacttataagaacaatgcagagctaaaaaaattcattggcattggatatattctacactaatgtaaccattcatacagatcatataatttggagcgaacaattgataagcaagctatcatgcatactgttgtcacataatgaaccaggtatgtatgcaagtacagtgatacaggacaacgggtactaacaagagcaaagcagcgggcagcatatttgcgataccctgtcgttcttttcaaaccggaattctttttcgagcagatttcctgcaaaaaagatccataaggcacatgcggaaaagtagaagttcaaattgtcatgcgatatcgtagacagtacctcatcctcggagcgagaccagtgcataacaaggtttttccattcaatgtcttctaaatttagcacaggagacttcccCAAAAATTcgttatagacttgccatcaaagtgtgacttcctcaggtaacaccaatactgctgcaatgcttgcttgaaaagcgcaagcaagctttgctcgtcatgactatccagattgacccttgcctacttacaaaaatgtaatgtaaatcatttatgtgttcaatcagcagaaaacaggaaaataatcaccatgaatcatagcacttacacgtaagtgggacaggaagatgtgaaaatggtgtttgtcttcactataatcttcccatgatgggaatatatgcacgtagtccctaacaacattataagcattgtcttttaaactgagaataactggaatggggttccaatctgcaggaattggccgtctctgcagttgggatagtcggcgggtggacttgctgtactttttgctacagtgggatttttctgtggtacggctggtgctatggcaactgaaatcggcataccttttgttggagtgcaggtcctgtgtggtgcggatagtggtgtggccagtgaagtatgggtacagtctgctggagtcggtcctacgttttgtgtcactggttgtacagccaatataagtggggtgttgtctgatttctccggcacaaccatgtttttcaaggactttgctggtgctccttcaggttcggcaatcaccctcttccttttcgatgtctgatgcacaagaacaacatttgagtgaaaaaacatggtatgatgacagatggaatatgtattgataatggatgggcatggcatctcaacatatatgatgagtaaagtaagcagatggtggtgcaacaaagtagaataaatgcaagacaacatatgcaagatacgcgcaatcaataaaaccttgccaaattagaacaggcacattgatgggtgaacaggacaggccatctgcctttcactcctcaaggttagaatagtcattcggatcatattctgaacaagaatcaacaggtggggagcgtatgagttccattgcatccagaatggcactcaatgccttggtgccaattttgtaagtcattgcggtgtttagcttcaagagtggactgctgctagtgcgacacaaagcagctacacagatcatagtgtagatataatgggaaaaccgtaagcatcagagtaaaatcagcaaagtggaaattgctggaatatatgtgctagtattgtcggtacggctagaaaggcttcggataccagctctcttcaactgaaggtgcggtactgttaatatcagtgtaactctcaaaggcgacatagctccccgcatttccttgctattcttataggattcaagtgggcaggccactacaaatcctattcccatgtttacaaaatcctacgaatcaaagaggcccgaagagttcaaagtgtccatcacaaccgaccgtatagatctctacacttcaaatgtccctgctcatcttcgctacaaggaacatactgtactactatcatactccttccgttccaaaatataagtcttggtagagatttccactatggatcacatacagatgtatccagatacattttagagtgtagattcactcattttgctccatatgtagtccatggtggaatctatacaaagacttgtatttaggaatggagagattACTTAttaagaagaacggaagaggaacatgctaaagaagagcaagcagactttggataataaaatgttcattgcgcagtgcccacacatgatgaaccagagcgcattaagaaagcaactccctgttgtgtctctatatgtggtgcacgtgcttttcgaaagtaaagtaggaacattagctgaccaattaaatgttatctgttttagtaatatcagcatcatatcagattcatacttgagcaacaagtttggaattatgaatGGCACGTTGTTTaccttgatggattcaggagcagtgctaagcaggtacgatgatggtactgaatataaaggcatgtctgcatgcaagttgcatgacttttgtcatttgggtcagtcgaccatttcaggctgttggatgatgatcctacgtctcctaacccttcttcttcctcgtctctgattcttcccatacagaagaccgcacgggccgccggacggaccaccggcccccaccgcctgtgttcctccgccacccccaccccccacccccgcccccacccacgtcgagttttcttcgttcggcgaggccccaccaccgccctcccccccacaaccaaagtccccacccgagccccttcgttcgcaccggcgaactccggcgagctctgaaaaatcgactgacccaattttgaaatttagtctactgtgatttaactagtgtggaatataaaaggggaaaccgtaagcattgggagtatagtgttgagcgtgccatggcggatctgaaggtgcaaaccggacaaaggcaacttcgcaaccaatgtttgctttcaactagcaagtaagtgatggaaaagaaatcagagtaaagaagtggtaatctattttcttgctgcgataaataagttgagcagatacgaaagagtaccacctctggtgcggcgtcgtgtatgcatctgctgagaatttgacggtgctgcagtagtgatggctgtcggcagcgtggaagcagatctaggagggtagacggtggcagtggggcgcggtggacgagacggtcgtaggagcggtgccggcaaggtggacgacggcggggatgaagcgagaggacgggatgcaaggatcccggtccgaagacgtggatgagagaggtcgatctcttgtaatggacggcggcgtcagggtatcagctccagcattgtggaggaggacggcggtggatggggtggcggacggaggaggctagggtggagagggtgttttggcgcccacggagtacgaatggggaaatggaggtggagaggaagggggaaccatgtcttccgggcgtgcttgtctcaaatgcgagaaaatttacaaacttagcccccgtttcaaatttcctacatcacagcaatattagtgggttggggataggacgctaatctcgcatacaccgaatatttgccgacgagagtttgtttttggcgcccaccgtgtatgaatcggggagggagtcgatttcggccgaggacacactgtgttttggcgcccaccgtgtatgaatccgggtgagaggcggttatgtcacgtttgagtgaaattacaaacctacccctatcaaaacctatagaaatcgagcagataggctttgcgtggcagggataggcagtagtaatttccatctcacagattttggtttcgggcggttactgtgactttccccgcttcgttcaaattttgcagagtgcacatttaccgtgccaactcaattcgaatcccgtttgtattctattttttcaggcgggatccattttcgattggaataaaattatatatacattcaaaagcacaacaccctttgtatataaatatggtttacaaatggcatgatctcagattcataaggttgtatccatcaatttgaattttcaaatatttgaaaccacttcatgttgaaatccaatgtatgcattctcgctaactgtctccaattaatgtgtgtttcatgcggggtttttttttacttctcaaacatgtataatgtgtttcacacacgcaacatatagtgtaatcccgtttagacattaattgcatataaaccatggattgtttctaattaaagaatctatggatcaccaatattgataaactatataacattacatgtgtccccaaattcaaatgactatgcatgtttgatacaccaatttgcgttatgatattatcgatgtcgtgatctccagtttaaatatttgaatcccatttaatccagatattcgtctcatataactatcactcatgcttatataggactatctctctagacctatatgtgttcatcgtctctcgggtatctctcgtgctacctgtatgtcgccAATGAACTTTTATTTTCGTAACAcattgacggtactctctccctcgaccttcatcactctatctctctctaagtatatctcgctccctgctatgtgtctctaactatgattctccatgtggaatctctttctctcacacaaacacaaaactttgtatcccggggtctcatttctctctactattcccctgtgtgccactcgcacacccctcgtacagagatgtctttcgctccttaggtatgagaacctacgactcttcctcttaaatatctctttctcacacacaaacacaaactctgtctcccagggtctcatatttctccactgttctcttgtatgtcgctcacacacactctctctccctagagatatcttgcgttccctcatatgtttctctaactatcactctcgttttgaaatatctttctctctcgcagacacaaaactccgtctctcgggatctcatttctctccgatatttgtttgtatgtgaatcacatgcaccctttcttcatctctctcacacccacacccataactcagccttctgatccactcgactcctatctctaacgcacactagctagcatctttatctttctatttatctatttctccatcaaccttctttcatttataggttgatctcttttgcacaatcgttgtgcctcactccctctgctcgccatagatgcatgctccagcccacgccactatctcttaaagacaaaaacacatgctcaattgtcgggccttcttccctgcattcttgcatgcatgcatattgtcataccgatccatctctcccatgtcgttgatcttatgacttatgtcttctttcttttatctcgatcatgctcgcgcgcacacacacacatcccgcgtatacatgtatacctctcacacatgcacgttgaaggtctctatgtctccatacgtagttaattacactcaaccctaacgccacatcgaatcattctcttcttgtgtgcacataacttccgcctggatgggtaaaacacacactcacacttaacaatctccttcaagctacccccctctcactctcccactatatccccaaaaccaataagaccatcccttcatttaattcccgcctacatgcaccatcgatatatagtagtcttcctcagtgtctctcgaacaaacatgttctctctatgtcgactactctcacgcgcacacaccttctcttccctctctaacggcattttctctctcgcaccccatcgttggtggcctctgtcatacacatcacctctctatgatgaagccatgcacacttaaattacatcggccaccgaggaccccgcgacacacacacacgcgcgcgcgcgcacgcacccacccacccacccacacacacacacacacaaacacacacacacactaagactccatcacacacacatgcacacacacactaagactccatctctctctctcacacacacacacacacacatccacccCTTACCcttatgataaacaatcaccttaatttacttgtataacatggacaaattccactttactttagtagttaccaaacttatcatctgtacccttataaaaaaccgagttggcgatgatggtgtgcctgccatcttgtaatatagaccgtctgatctatatttgatggatagaaagcaaactatgataattttacaaaagatagcctcacctctctccacatccttatctctcacaacctcattgctgagcaattaaaaaataaagtctctggaacaatctagcatggtggccgctgccgcctgccggcgccgtccatccccatgcctccgcccattccgacaaccagtcaccaccacgctccactcctcctcaccttatctctcatctttcattttttttcgatgacattcttgagataccaattttccgataaaattcttgaaatATCATTagcttttacacatgggattactcatgcatgggtaaaccacaacaggtgttctgtaaaaaaatgcatattgatgttcctgcacgagcatcttgcttgtaattatataacgcaaatcatgagccggaagtgacatttttttacacaaccacgttaacatggccacgtaaatcactagctaaactaaataccattatacttatatcccgatgcaaaaggttgagtacatgtccgaagagtagagtcgcacacacgcactctgtctctcagaatctcacacacacacaccagttacgtgaagcccacttaagcagacacgtatgttacaatttgtgcacccgcgggtacacgtgatgctgcgcatttatttaagccgaacGGCGAACctaaacagtagctgcattcattcccctcccgccgcctctgctctggtcgccgtcgcctggtagccatggcccggccgaaagtgacaacatacgccatactcccgccggagcggcgctttaatttggaaattttagtggtcatgcatgcatctttttgtgctagcactcctatataagggttgaccggttgcTTCCCACGGATGTGCGcgagcggtggaagaggaaggagaagggaagcgggctgtggagtaatgtttttatcacaatttcttaggaaactgagtgcaataattgagtagttttgcaaactaccagtactacacctgaaacggttaaaAACccatactcccttgccagcgtgcgcttcccgcgtgaaacggtcagcgtcaccCTAGAGCGTCAGTGCCGTATTAATGCccggctttgaagcggcgcgacggTCGAGAGAGCGCCGCTTTCCGGTGCACGCGATtactccgcgtcgaggctggccataggccctgtttggatccatgggttagagttagtttgagctagttggggctcaaatagccctaaagtatccaagtatgagggtttaaattggagcaagttgcaccgaacccaccaaaaaaaactatcccacacaagaggtgctaattggagatagttctcattgggaccactgaaaaatcacttttctctcttcgttaattgcatttattgtcaatctaaccctgtcacccaaacacctctttggctacacactactagggaaaaccctagtagtagcgtgggtttttaggctatcagcagcgcgggcagccgcgctaccaataaggcgctacagccagctgttagtagtagcgcggtctgtacccgcgctactactattgactatatcagcagcgcgtttccggaacgcgctactattaattagctgtagcgatttcctggacccgcgctgctactatatctttcatcatttccccccggccgcctaccccgtttcagcttcaataaactgcaatttccagatactaggtactactagatatcaatttcatgaagcattataggtactaggtagtactcccttggttccaaattactcgtcgtggttttagttcaaaattgaactaaaaccacgacgagtaatttggaacggagggagtactagataacaatttcatatatactcaacatgcatcctcaagcagtactaggtgatatcgacgacgatcatcatatgtagttctagatgatatcgacgacaatcatcatatgtagttctacatgatatcgacgacgatcatcatatgtagttctagatgatatagccacacacacatatgtagttctagatgatatcgacgacgatcatcatcctctaGCCTGGGCgatgggtgttcctgatagtaattaggatggcctgtccaacacgaagattcttgccaacgaggaatctcttccacccaactgagtttaagtgtgtgcgaccgtctgtgccactacaagaaatatgtcaatttacgaccatcactattggtcactgaaaggtcattgtttttcctTTGCGACCTTTTTGCGACCAAAAACAGATgttcaaaagctggcagtcgtaaactggaattagtgaccttctttgtgatatgtaaaaggtcgttggttccacgaccaaatttttggtcactagcaacctcccgaggccacgtaggcatccaacgtggcaagctgatgtggcacaagaatcagcccggtccaatttggttttctacatgggcctagcccactaatacatcattttatttttatttttaccaATTTTTGGTcaggttcatgggccaagcccagtatTGCAGCCTTTTTTATTGTTAGTTCCCATGGACTCGGCCCACCAATTCGACCTTTTTTATTTTCTGGGTCGTGGCCTTTTTGGCTCcaaagtttatgattttttttcaaaagatgGGCCCACTAGTGAGATGGGACCAGTTCTAATAAGTGGGCCCTAATTGTCACGATTATATTCTTCAGATCTCAATTTTCCAATAAATAAATAACAATATTAAatcaaaacagacagaaaataaaaTGCTTCAAAGCATATCTAATCCGGAAAAACATGGTTCACATCATGAATACAATCAAACAGAGCCAAACTTGGCACATTATTACAATGAACCATGGTTAACATCAGGTTTACAATAATAAAAAGTTCACATCAGGTAACACAACTACAAAAAAAATAACTAGCTATCATAGTATAACTATCTCCAATGAGCCCGACTTGTTCATCCTAGACCTCACGACAAAACACAAAGGAAGGCTAGGATCTGGAAGTTATCAAACAAAATGGTTAGGAACAGAATAAAAGCAAATCTAACAGCATGTTAGAACAAGCAAAATGCGACATTTTCATCATTTAAGCATAGAATGACAGGGTCAACAACATTTTGATGTTTGTTAAATGAACCAGAATTTCAATGTTTGAACAACAAAAAATATATACAGTAGATCATATGCAGTTTAAATCACCCCCTAAGGAAAGACACGTTGACACCAATATTTGGCAACATCTATAGAAACTGAACCTCGTAAACATGCAATGTGGAATTTGTATCTCAAAGAAGTACACAGATTTATCAGGTTTAATTACCATAGAGAAGCCAAATGCTAGTAACTCATGATTAGCACACAAGATCTGATTCAGCAAAGTAAACAAGAAGGTGGCTACAATACAAAAATAAGCTCATCACAGAGAATAAAATGAGTGGAACTACAGTACATCCTCTACATTGTCATGTTCACAAGATTAAAAGTAAGCTCAGCATAAGCATATGAGTTTTGTTTGGCACCACCATGTCAAAAGACACTTAAAAGTACGCAAATTGGACTAGTTACCAGAAGCACAAGATCAGGTCACAAACTTAAACTGTTATACAGGAGGATAAACAATCATGTACTTATTTCCTATAGAGCAAGAAGTTGGGCATGTTATTAGTGAAACGTGGGGCATAAAGCAGAAATAGACACCATGATTGTTCTCTACACATAATACAGATAATGAGCAAACAATATGGAGGATGGTTTTTCCCTACTTCTATCCAATATCTGAGATGAAGAGGGAGCATGCATGTGGATGGGACCTGGAGGGCAGGAGCTGCATGAGCGAGAGCAGCACCCGGGCCACCTCGTGCATCATCGGCTGGTCAATGGGGTGCCGCTTGGTGCACAGCAGGGCCTGGAACGCTTTCTGGACCAGCCCCATGTCCGTGCACGTCACCGACACCTCCGAGTCCACCGCCTCCATCACCGTGTCGTCATCGGCTCTCGACATTATCTACACACACATAGAGACAGGGTGGTCAAATGATCATACCATGTCAGTATATAGAAACCATTGAAGCACATCATGCATGCTGAAAGATCGTAACATGGTTGACAAAAGATAACTTCAATCTCACTCCTATCAGTGACTTGCACAATGCAATGAAAAGATAGCTGTAATATGATCTGAGACTCGGGATGAGTAAATATTAGGCTCTATGAATTCGCACAACAAAGGATACTTCAATATTACATATTCTACAGAAAACTAAACTAGAGCCTCGTATCCTACTACACGAGTACAGCCCAATATGTTCAGGTATGCTTAATAATTAACCTACATGAGCACTTCAAGTCAAATTGCCATCATAATAAGTATGAAGATAAAGGAAAGCAAGAAATAGCAGACTAGAAACCTCAGGAGGCAAAATAAGTAGCATGGTACTGAGAATACAGGTATGCTTAATAATTAACCTACATGAGCACTTCAAGTAAATTGTTGTTATGGGTGACACAAGAGCACAGGTGGTGCTGCTAGAGAGGGAATTATGGGCACTCGGAATAAATTAACAGAGTTTGTCCATGGACTGTCACAGGCAGCAACATAGCACTAGTGCTCTTGTGCTTGAGCAAGAAGAATATATATATAATACACGGGCAGCAGAGTTGGTGCTAATAGAATATAGCAGCAGTGAGTAGTCGTAATTAACAGGCAGTAGTTAGCCAATTCACATGAACATGCTAACAAGTTAAGGCAGCATTTAAGCAACGGGTAGCAGTATCCACAAAAGCAACAACATAAGCTATGATAAGTTCACTTGAAACCATGCA
Proteins encoded:
- the LOC123096910 gene encoding LRR receptor-like serine/threonine-protein kinase SIK1 isoform X1, whose translation is MRLLPSAEVAGEEEPAADGRGHGVPGGQAPPAALIMSRADDDTVMEAVDSEVSVTCTDMGLVQKAFQALLCTKRHPIDQPMMHEVARVLLSLMQLLPSRSHPHACSLFISDIG
- the LOC123096910 gene encoding LRR receptor-like serine/threonine-protein kinase SIK1 isoform X3; this translates as MRLLPSAEVAGEEEPAADGRGHGVPGGQAPPAALIMSRADDDTVMEAVDSEVSVTCTDMGLVQKAFQALLCTKRHPIDQPMMHEVARVLLSLMQLLPSRS